In Raphanus sativus cultivar WK10039 chromosome 5, ASM80110v3, whole genome shotgun sequence, the following proteins share a genomic window:
- the LOC130495263 gene encoding E2F transcription factor-like E2FF has protein sequence MEKMSWIVSSQDVDALALQSYSRKEKSLGVLVSNFMKLYNRDDVDLFGIDEAAAKLGVERRRIYDVVNILESIGVVARKGKSLYSWNGFVHIPRSLLQLKEEGLREGFGLSTICSNSHKVSHDGSDESDDSLSLPPHDQHKSSSLSTMDHKKERSLWLLSQNFVKMFLCSHDEIITLDTAAKALLNDSQDSVQMKTKVRRLYDIANVLSSMELIEKTHIPGTRKPAYKWLGSKSLIEKGSTLFNSTDESKKRVFGTEITNLSTKRNKTDCSSNYVLQTGYKKHDEETKPAAKSCYMFGPFSPTAASKKKKNNNVGTIYNGRLQDLEALSSTYKPQYSNQDVTGLLGHYTGSWNKWFAELDRK, from the exons ATGGAGAAAATGTCATGGATTGTGTCTTCTCAGGATGTGGATGCTCTCGCTCTCCAATCGTATAGCCGCAAGGAGAAATCTCTAGGCGTTCTCGTCTCCAA TTTCATGAAGCTATATAACAGAGACGATGTTGATTTGTTTGGGATCGATGAGGCCGCTGCCAAATTAG GAGTGGAACGTCGGCGTATATATGATGTGGTCAATATACTGGAGAGCATTGGG GTTGTGGCTAGAAAAGGGAAGAGTCTTTACTCTTGGAATGGTTTTGTTCACATTCCTCGCTCCCTTCTTCAACTCAAG GAAGAAGGTTTGAGAGAGGGTTTTGGTCTCTCAACTATCTGCAGCAACTCCCACAAG GTTTCACATGATGGTAGTGATGAAAGTGATGATTCCCTTAGTTTACCACCTCATGATCAACACAAATCCTCCTCGCTCTCTACAATGG ACCACAAGAAGGAGAGATCTCTCTGGCTACTCTCCCAGAACTTTGTTAAGATGTTTCTTTGCTCTCAT GATGAGATCATCACACTGGATACTGCTGCCAAAGCCTTGCTGAACGACTCTCAAGATTCAGTGCAAATGAAAA CTAAAGTTAGACGGCTTTACGACATTGCAAATGTGCTTTCCTCCATGGAGTTAATCGAGAAG ACTCATATACCAGGGACTAGGAAACCAGCTTATAAGTGGTTGGGGTCCAAAAGCTTAATCGAAAAAGGATCAACCTTGTTTAATTCCACCGATGAATCCAAGAAGCGGGTATTTGGAACTGAGATCACCAACTTGAGTacaaagagaaacaaaacagaTTGTTCATCAAACTACGTACTACAAACCGGATATAAGAAACATGACGAGGAAACAAAACCAGCTGCAAAGAGCTGCTATATGTTTGGCCCCTTCTCACCAACAGCTGCatctaagaagaagaagaacaacaatgTTGGAACCATTTATAACGGAAGGTTACAAGATCTCGAGGCCCTTTCTTCTACCTACAAACCTCAGTATTCCAATCAAG ATGTGACAGGTCTTCTTGGGCATTACACGGGGTCATGGAACAAATGGTTTGCCGAGCTTGATCGCAAATAA
- the LOC108857866 gene encoding uncharacterized protein LOC108857866: MEVFRKAAIVRLYSHNGKYLTADEDQESVHQNRRGTTKNTRWTVEIVPDSNVIRLQSCYGKYLTASNIHFLLGATGKKVLQTLPAKLDSSAEWEPISDDGKHVRFKSRYGQYLRANKGLPPWRNSITHDIPSRTVTQDWVLWSVDVLQIRVVNDEDDSTHSSSTFSRIESGESFTVSLPPKSEGRLIYYEIRDDCGNMNNDDIGEKSLIFHGSELTELKKKLEEETGIQDLIVCSRNPLNDEKLCPLQLHLPPNNATMHVIIVPPSLGTKLLL; the protein is encoded by the exons ATGGAGGTATTTCGAAAGGCAGCGATTGTGCGGCTCTATAGCCACAACGGAAAATACTTAACAGCGGACGAAGATCAAGAATCCGTTCATCAAAACCGTCGCGGCACAACTAAAAACACCCGATGGACCGTTGAAATTGTTCCTGACTCTAATGTCATTCGTCTTCAAAGCTGCTACGGAAAATACCTAACCGCCTCTAATATTCATTTCCTCCTCGGAGCTACCGGTAAAAAG GTACTACAAACCTTACCGGCAAAGCTGGACTCGTCCGCCGAGTGGGAACCAATATCGGATGATGGCAAACACGTACGGTTCAAGAGTCGGTATGGCCAATATCTAAGAGCTAACAAAGGTTTGCCGCCTTGGAGAAACTCTATCACACACGATATCCCTAGCCGTACAGTCACACAAGATTGGGTCTTGTGGAGTGTTGATGTTCTCCAAATTCGAGTTGTCAATGATGAAGATGATTCTACCCATAGTTCTTCCACATTTTCGCGGATCGAG TCAGGTGAGTCATTTACTGTGAGCTTACCACCAAAATCCGAAGGCAGACTGATATATTACGAGATCAGAGATGATTGTGGGAACATGAATAACGACGACATAGGAGAAAAATCATTGATATTCCACGGAAGCGAGCTGACAGAATTAAAGAAGAAACTAGAGGAAGAAACAGGGATCCAAGATCTTATTGTTTGCTCTAGAAACCCTTTGAATGATGAGAAGCTTTGTCCTCTTCAGTTGCACCTCCCTCCAAATAACGCAACAATGCACGTCATCATCGTTCCTCCTTCACTCGGTACTAAACTTCTCCTTTGA
- the LOC130512596 gene encoding protein transport protein SEC13 homolog A-like, whose translation MPPQKIETGHSDIVHDVVMDYYGKRVATASSDCTIKITGVSNSGGSQQLATLTGHRGPVWQVAWAHPKFDSLLASCSYDGQIIIWKEGNNQNEWTQAHVFNDHKVSVNSIAWAPHELGLSLACGASDGNISVFSARADGGWDTTRIDQAHPVGVTSVSWAPATEPGALVSSGMHEPVYKLASGGCDSTVKVWKFANGSWKMDCFPALHKHKDWVRDVAWAPNLGLPKSTIASGSEDGSVIIWTVGKEGEQWEGKVLKDFKTPVWRVTWSLTGNLLAVSDGNINVTLWKEAVDGEWEQVTVVEP comes from the coding sequence ATGCCTCCACAGAAGATCGAGACTGGTCACAGCGACATTGTCCATGATGTCGTCATGGATTACTATGGAAAGCGTGTAGCTACTGCTTCATCAGACTGCACAATCAAGATAACCGGAGTAAGCAACAGCGGCGGATCCCAGCAGCTAGCTACCTTAACCGGCCACCGAGGTCCCGTCTGGCAAGTCGCCTGGGCCCACCCAAAGTTCGATTCGCTACTAGCTTCGTGCTCCTACGATGGGCAGATCATAATATGGAAAGAAGGAAACAACCAAAACGAATGGACGCAGGCTCACGTCTTCAACGACCACAAAGTATCAGTCAACTCCATCGCTTGGGCTCCTCACGAGCTCGGACTCTCCTTAGCTTGCGGAGCATCCGATGGAAACATTTCTGTTTTCTCAGCGAGAGCAGATGGCGGTTGGGACACAACGAGGATAGACCAAGCGCATCCGGTTGGAGTCACCTCAGTGTCATGGGCACCAGCGACTGAGCCAGGTGCGCTCGTTAGCTCCGGTATGCACGAACCGGTTTATAAATTAGCGTCGGGAGGGTGTGATAGTACGGTGAAGGTGTGGAAATTCGCCAACGGGTCGTGGAAGATGGACTGTTTCCCGGCGCTCCACAAACACAAGGATTGGGTGAGGGACGTGGCATGGGCACCGAACCTGGGTCTGCCTAAGTCGACGATAGCAAGCGGGTCGGAAGATGGGAGTGTGATCATATGGACGGTAGGGAAAGAAGGAGAGCAGTGGGAAGGAAAGGTTTTGAAAGATTTCAAGACGCCGGTGTGGAGGGTGACGTGGTCGTTGACGGGTAATTTACTGGCAGTTTCTGACGGGAACATTAACGTAACGTTGTGGAAAGAGGCTGTGGATGGGGAGTGGGAGCAAGTCACTGTCGTTGAGCCATAG